The following are encoded together in the Glycine max cultivar Williams 82 chromosome 8, Glycine_max_v4.0, whole genome shotgun sequence genome:
- the LOC100812068 gene encoding probable LRR receptor-like serine/threonine-protein kinase At1g56140 isoform X2: MSVVGTIPEELWTLTYLTNLNLGQNYLTGSLPPSIENLTRLQYLSLGINNISGELPKELGNLTELKLLAFGSNKFRGSLPSELGKLTNLEEIHFDSSGISGLIPSTFANLRNLKQVWASDTELTGKIPDFIGNWSKLQSLRFQGNSFNGSIPSSFSNLSSLTELRITGLSNGSSSLEFLRNMKSLTILELKNNNISGLIPSTIGELHNLNQLDLSFNNITGQNLGSIFNLSSLSFLFLGNNKFNGTLPMQKSPSLVNIDLSYNDLSGSLPPWVNEPNLQLNLVANNLDVSNAGGLPIGLNCLQKKFPCNQGVGRYSDFAIKGGGNQIRSADGIVYEMDNQTLGPATYFVTDANRWAVSNVGLFAGSSNPVYKSFVPNQFAGTVNPELFQTARLSASSLRYYGLGLENGFYNITLQFAETAILDSNRTWESLGRRVFDIYIQGTRVLKDFDIQKEAGGISYRAIQRQFRFEVTENYLEIHLFWAGKGTCCIPTQGTYGPLIQAIHAIPDFIPTVSNKPPSSSNNNIGLILGIVFGVGVVSVLSIFAIFYIIRRRRRRDDEKELLGIDTKPYTFSYSELKNATNDFNHENKLGEGGFGPVYKGTLNDGRAIAVKQLSVGSHQGKSQFITEIATISAVQHRNLVKLYGCCIEGSKRLLVYEYLENKSLDQALFGKCLTLNWSTRYDICLGVARGLTYLHEESRLRIVHRDVKASNILLDYELIPKISDFGLAKLYDDKKTHISTGVAGTIGYLAPEYAMRGLLTEKADVFSFGVVALELVSGRPNSDSSLEGEKVYLLEWAWQLHEKNCIIDLVDDRLSEFNEEEVKRIVGIGLLCTQTSPTLRPSMSRVVAMLSGDIEVGTVPSKPGYLSDWKFEDVSSFMTGIEIKGSDTSYQNSSGSTSMMGGVDYYPPRDVSKPILKEALREGR; the protein is encoded by the exons ATGAGCGTAGTTGGTACAATTCCAGAAGAGTTATGGACTTTGACTTACCTCACCAATTT AAATCTTGGCCAAAATTACTTGACAGGTTCTCTACCTCCAAGCATTGAAAATCTAACTCGTTTGCAATACTT GAGCCTTGGCATCAATAAtatttctggagagcttccaAAGGAATTGGGAAATCTTACAgagttaaaattatt GGCTTTTGGATCAAACAAGTTTAGAGGATCTCTTCCATCTGAACTTGGAAAATTGACAAATTTAGAAGAAAT TCACTTTGATAGTTCAGGAATTAGCGGTCTAATTCCTTCCACATTTGCAAACCTTAGGAATTTGAAACAAGT ATGGGCTTCAGACACGGAACTCACAGGAAAAATACCGGACTTCATAGGGAATTGGTCTAAGCTTCAATCCTT GAGATTTCAGGGCAATTCTTTTAATGGCTCAATACCATCATCATTTTCTAATTTGAGTTCTTTAACAGAATT GAGAATCACAGGTTTATCTAATGGGAGTTCCTCATTGGAATTTTTAAGGAATATGAAATCTTTGACTATCTT AGAACTAAAGAATAACAATATTTCTGGTTTGATTCCATCCACCATTGGAGAGTTACACAATTTGAATCAATT GGATTTAAGCTTCAATAACATCACAGGACAAAATTTGGgatcaattttcaatttgagCTCACTCTCTTTCTT GTTTCttggaaataataaattcaacGGTACCCTTCCGATGCAGAAAAGTCCATCTCTTGTAAATAT AGACTTGTCATACAATGATCTATCGGGTAGCCTCCCCCCTTGGGTAAACGAACCAAATTTACAATT GAATTTAGTTGCCAACAACTTAGATGTCTCAAATGCCGG tgGCTTGCCTATTGGGCTCAATTGTCtccaaaaaaaatttccttGCAATCAAGGAGTTGGAAgat ACTCTGACTTTGCAATCAAGGGTGGTGGTAACCAAATTAGGTCGGCAGATGGAATAGTGTATGAAATGGACAATCAAACACTTGGTCCTGCTACATACTTTGTTACTGATGCAAACAGATGGGCTGTTAGTAATGTTGGATTATTTGCGGGGAGCAGTAATCCTGTATACAAAAGTTTTGTGCCTAATCAGTTCGCTGGCACTGTGAATCCGGAGCTCTTCCAAACAGCACGACTTTCTGCTTCGTCATTAAGATATTATGGCCTGGGGCTGGAAAATGGTTTTTACAACATAACCCTTCAATTTGCAGAAACAGCTATTCTAGATTCTAATAGAACCTGGGAAAGCCTTGGGAGGCGAGTCTTTGATATTTATATTCAG GGTACTCGTGTTTTGAAGGATTTTGATATACAGAAGGAAGCTGGGGGCATCTCATATAGAGCTATCCAAAGGCAATTTAGATTTGAAGTGACAGAAAACTATCTTGAGATTCATCTCTTTTGGGCTGGAAAAGGTACTTGTTGCATACCAACTCAAGGTACTTATGGGCCCTTAATTCAAGCAATCCATGCTATTCCAG ATTTCATACCTACTGTTAGTAACAAACCTCCAAGTAGTAGCAACAATAATATCGGTCTAATTCTTGGAATCGTATTTGGAGTTGGAGTTGTAAGCGTTTTAtcaatttttgcaattttctaTATCATTCGGAGAAGAAGACGTCGTGATGATGAAAAAG AGCTTCTAGGAATTGATACTAAGCCCTACACTTTCAGCTATTCTGAGTTAAAGAATGCTACAAATGACTTTAATCATGAAAATAAGCTTGGAGAGGGAGGTTTTGGACCTGTTTATAAG gGGACACTTAACGATGGAAGGGCTATTGCTGTGAAACAACTATCTGTGGGATCCCATCAAGGAAAGAGCCAATTCATAACTGAGATTGCTACTATATCAGCTGTGCAACATCGTAATCTGGTCAAATTATATGGATGTTGCATTGAGGGGAGTAAAAGACTGCTTGTCTATGAGTATCTAGAAAATAAGAGTCTTGATCAAGCATTGTTTG GAAAATGTTTAACCCTCAATTGGTCCACACGCTATGATATATGCTTGGGTGTTGCTAGAGGTTTAACTTATTTACATGAAGAGTCACGTCTTCGCATTGTACACCGTGATGTGAAAGCTAGTAATATTTTGCTTGATTATGAGCTTATTCCAAAAATATCTGACTTTGGTTTGGCCAAATtatatgatgataaaaaaaccCATATAAGTACCGGTGTGGCGGGGACAAT TGGATATCTTGCACCGGAGTATGCCATGCGTGGCCTCCTTACAGAGAAAGCAGATGTATTTTCCTTTGGTGTTGTGGCTCTAGAGTTAGTTAGTGGGAGGCCAAATTCTGATTCAAGTTTGGAAGGAGAGAAGGTGTATCTTCTAGAATGG GCTTGGCAACTTCATgaaaaaaattgcataattgATCTGGTGGATGATAGACTTTCAGAATTCAACGAGGAAGAAGTAAAACGTATTGTAGGAATAGGACTTTTGTGCACTCAGACATCACCAACATTACGACCATCAATGTCACGTGTGGTGGCAATGCTTTCAGGAGATATTGAAGTAGGCACTGTACCTTCAAAGCCTGGATACCTATCCGACTGGAAATTTGAGGATGTGAGCAGCTTCATGACTGGCATTGAAATCAAAGGATCAGATACAAGTTACCAGAATTCATCAGGAAGTACAAGCATGATGGGTGGTGTAGACTATTATCCACCAAGAGATGTTTCTAAACCGATCCTTAAGGAGGCTCTTAGGGAGGGTAGATGA
- the LOC100812068 gene encoding probable LRR receptor-like serine/threonine-protein kinase At1g56130 isoform X1, producing MARCILSHVLAFALVAALSLVNVAQSQSANATTDPSEARALNSIFKKWDILANPTHWNISGELCTGRAIDTSLIDDTTFNPLIKCDCSYDNRTTCRITALKVYAMSVVGTIPEELWTLTYLTNLNLGQNYLTGSLPPSIENLTRLQYLSLGINNISGELPKELGNLTELKLLAFGSNKFRGSLPSELGKLTNLEEIHFDSSGISGLIPSTFANLRNLKQVWASDTELTGKIPDFIGNWSKLQSLRFQGNSFNGSIPSSFSNLSSLTELRITGLSNGSSSLEFLRNMKSLTILELKNNNISGLIPSTIGELHNLNQLDLSFNNITGQNLGSIFNLSSLSFLFLGNNKFNGTLPMQKSPSLVNIDLSYNDLSGSLPPWVNEPNLQLNLVANNLDVSNAGGLPIGLNCLQKKFPCNQGVGRYSDFAIKGGGNQIRSADGIVYEMDNQTLGPATYFVTDANRWAVSNVGLFAGSSNPVYKSFVPNQFAGTVNPELFQTARLSASSLRYYGLGLENGFYNITLQFAETAILDSNRTWESLGRRVFDIYIQGTRVLKDFDIQKEAGGISYRAIQRQFRFEVTENYLEIHLFWAGKGTCCIPTQGTYGPLIQAIHAIPDFIPTVSNKPPSSSNNNIGLILGIVFGVGVVSVLSIFAIFYIIRRRRRRDDEKELLGIDTKPYTFSYSELKNATNDFNHENKLGEGGFGPVYKGTLNDGRAIAVKQLSVGSHQGKSQFITEIATISAVQHRNLVKLYGCCIEGSKRLLVYEYLENKSLDQALFGKCLTLNWSTRYDICLGVARGLTYLHEESRLRIVHRDVKASNILLDYELIPKISDFGLAKLYDDKKTHISTGVAGTIGYLAPEYAMRGLLTEKADVFSFGVVALELVSGRPNSDSSLEGEKVYLLEWAWQLHEKNCIIDLVDDRLSEFNEEEVKRIVGIGLLCTQTSPTLRPSMSRVVAMLSGDIEVGTVPSKPGYLSDWKFEDVSSFMTGIEIKGSDTSYQNSSGSTSMMGGVDYYPPRDVSKPILKEALREGR from the exons CAAGAGCTTTAAATTCAATCTTTAAGAAATGGGATATATTGGCAAACCCAACTCATTGGAATATTAGCGGTGAACTTTGTACTGGAAGAGCCATCGACACTTCCCTCATTGATGATACAACCTTCAACCCATTGATCAAATGTGATTGTTCCTATGACAATAGAACTACTTGTCGCATCACAGCATT AAAAGTTTATGCAATGAGCGTAGTTGGTACAATTCCAGAAGAGTTATGGACTTTGACTTACCTCACCAATTT AAATCTTGGCCAAAATTACTTGACAGGTTCTCTACCTCCAAGCATTGAAAATCTAACTCGTTTGCAATACTT GAGCCTTGGCATCAATAAtatttctggagagcttccaAAGGAATTGGGAAATCTTACAgagttaaaattatt GGCTTTTGGATCAAACAAGTTTAGAGGATCTCTTCCATCTGAACTTGGAAAATTGACAAATTTAGAAGAAAT TCACTTTGATAGTTCAGGAATTAGCGGTCTAATTCCTTCCACATTTGCAAACCTTAGGAATTTGAAACAAGT ATGGGCTTCAGACACGGAACTCACAGGAAAAATACCGGACTTCATAGGGAATTGGTCTAAGCTTCAATCCTT GAGATTTCAGGGCAATTCTTTTAATGGCTCAATACCATCATCATTTTCTAATTTGAGTTCTTTAACAGAATT GAGAATCACAGGTTTATCTAATGGGAGTTCCTCATTGGAATTTTTAAGGAATATGAAATCTTTGACTATCTT AGAACTAAAGAATAACAATATTTCTGGTTTGATTCCATCCACCATTGGAGAGTTACACAATTTGAATCAATT GGATTTAAGCTTCAATAACATCACAGGACAAAATTTGGgatcaattttcaatttgagCTCACTCTCTTTCTT GTTTCttggaaataataaattcaacGGTACCCTTCCGATGCAGAAAAGTCCATCTCTTGTAAATAT AGACTTGTCATACAATGATCTATCGGGTAGCCTCCCCCCTTGGGTAAACGAACCAAATTTACAATT GAATTTAGTTGCCAACAACTTAGATGTCTCAAATGCCGG tgGCTTGCCTATTGGGCTCAATTGTCtccaaaaaaaatttccttGCAATCAAGGAGTTGGAAgat ACTCTGACTTTGCAATCAAGGGTGGTGGTAACCAAATTAGGTCGGCAGATGGAATAGTGTATGAAATGGACAATCAAACACTTGGTCCTGCTACATACTTTGTTACTGATGCAAACAGATGGGCTGTTAGTAATGTTGGATTATTTGCGGGGAGCAGTAATCCTGTATACAAAAGTTTTGTGCCTAATCAGTTCGCTGGCACTGTGAATCCGGAGCTCTTCCAAACAGCACGACTTTCTGCTTCGTCATTAAGATATTATGGCCTGGGGCTGGAAAATGGTTTTTACAACATAACCCTTCAATTTGCAGAAACAGCTATTCTAGATTCTAATAGAACCTGGGAAAGCCTTGGGAGGCGAGTCTTTGATATTTATATTCAG GGTACTCGTGTTTTGAAGGATTTTGATATACAGAAGGAAGCTGGGGGCATCTCATATAGAGCTATCCAAAGGCAATTTAGATTTGAAGTGACAGAAAACTATCTTGAGATTCATCTCTTTTGGGCTGGAAAAGGTACTTGTTGCATACCAACTCAAGGTACTTATGGGCCCTTAATTCAAGCAATCCATGCTATTCCAG ATTTCATACCTACTGTTAGTAACAAACCTCCAAGTAGTAGCAACAATAATATCGGTCTAATTCTTGGAATCGTATTTGGAGTTGGAGTTGTAAGCGTTTTAtcaatttttgcaattttctaTATCATTCGGAGAAGAAGACGTCGTGATGATGAAAAAG AGCTTCTAGGAATTGATACTAAGCCCTACACTTTCAGCTATTCTGAGTTAAAGAATGCTACAAATGACTTTAATCATGAAAATAAGCTTGGAGAGGGAGGTTTTGGACCTGTTTATAAG gGGACACTTAACGATGGAAGGGCTATTGCTGTGAAACAACTATCTGTGGGATCCCATCAAGGAAAGAGCCAATTCATAACTGAGATTGCTACTATATCAGCTGTGCAACATCGTAATCTGGTCAAATTATATGGATGTTGCATTGAGGGGAGTAAAAGACTGCTTGTCTATGAGTATCTAGAAAATAAGAGTCTTGATCAAGCATTGTTTG GAAAATGTTTAACCCTCAATTGGTCCACACGCTATGATATATGCTTGGGTGTTGCTAGAGGTTTAACTTATTTACATGAAGAGTCACGTCTTCGCATTGTACACCGTGATGTGAAAGCTAGTAATATTTTGCTTGATTATGAGCTTATTCCAAAAATATCTGACTTTGGTTTGGCCAAATtatatgatgataaaaaaaccCATATAAGTACCGGTGTGGCGGGGACAAT TGGATATCTTGCACCGGAGTATGCCATGCGTGGCCTCCTTACAGAGAAAGCAGATGTATTTTCCTTTGGTGTTGTGGCTCTAGAGTTAGTTAGTGGGAGGCCAAATTCTGATTCAAGTTTGGAAGGAGAGAAGGTGTATCTTCTAGAATGG GCTTGGCAACTTCATgaaaaaaattgcataattgATCTGGTGGATGATAGACTTTCAGAATTCAACGAGGAAGAAGTAAAACGTATTGTAGGAATAGGACTTTTGTGCACTCAGACATCACCAACATTACGACCATCAATGTCACGTGTGGTGGCAATGCTTTCAGGAGATATTGAAGTAGGCACTGTACCTTCAAAGCCTGGATACCTATCCGACTGGAAATTTGAGGATGTGAGCAGCTTCATGACTGGCATTGAAATCAAAGGATCAGATACAAGTTACCAGAATTCATCAGGAAGTACAAGCATGATGGGTGGTGTAGACTATTATCCACCAAGAGATGTTTCTAAACCGATCCTTAAGGAGGCTCTTAGGGAGGGTAGATGA